One segment of Anguilla anguilla isolate fAngAng1 chromosome 1, fAngAng1.pri, whole genome shotgun sequence DNA contains the following:
- the LOC118220660 gene encoding c-Myc-binding protein-like: MAHYRASESKREQFRRYLEKAGVLDSLTSVLIALYEENEKPNNALDFLKQHLGVVSPEPADVETLRLELADLNQKYELLLEENKELKNRLSQYEPAKEDGTTE; the protein is encoded by the exons ATGGCACACTACAGA GCCTCTGAATCCAAGCGCGAGCAGTTTCGGAGGTACTTGGAAAAGGCCGGTGTTCTCGACAGTCTCACGAGTG tgctgATCGCTTTGTATGAAGAGAATGAAAAACCGAACAATGCTCTGGA CTTCCTGAAACAGCACCTGGGCGTGGTCAGCCCTGAGCCTGCGGACGTGGAGACCCTGCGCCTGGAGCTGGCCGACCTGAACCAGAAGTACGAGCTCCTATTGGAGGAGAACAAAGAGCTGAAGAACAGG CTTTCGCAATACGAACCTGCAAAAGAAGACGGAACAACAGAATGA
- the rragca gene encoding ras-related GTP binding Ca, with amino-acid sequence MSIQFEEPLAGSYGVVDSFPKDFGYGVEEGDIEDSPAPSDSKPRILLMGLRRSGKSSIQKVVFHKMSPNETLFLESTNKIYKDDISNSSFVNFQIWDFPGQVDFFDPTFDYEMIFRGTGALIFVIDAQDDYVEALGRLHLTVSRAYRVNPEINFEVFIHKVDGLSDDHKIETQRDIHQRANDDLADASLDKLHLSFYLTSIYDHSIFEAFSKVVQKLIPQLPTLENLLNIFISNSGIEKAFLFDVVSKIYIATDSSPVDMQSYELCCDMIDVVIDVSCIYGLKEDGSGSAYDKESMAIIKLNNTTVLYLKEVTKFLALVCILREESFERKGLIDYNFHCFRKAIHEVFEVGVSTQRLGTLQPSTPSLKAVTHNGTPRSTV; translated from the exons ATGTCTATTCAGTTCGAGGAGCCGCTGGCGGGTAGCTACGGGGTAGTGGACTCGTTCCCAAAAGATTTTGGCTATGGGGTGGAAGAGGGGGACATCGAGGATAGCCCGGCACCCTCAGACAGCAAGCCAAGGATACTGCTAATGGGATTACGACGGAGTGGCAAGTCTTCTATTCAGAAG GTGGTGTTCCACAAGATGTCGCCCAACGAGACTCTTTTCTTGGAGAGCACCAACAAGATCTACAAGGACGACATCTCCAACAGCTCCTTCGTCAACTTCCAGATCTGGGACTTCCCTGGCCAGGTCGACTTCTTCGACCCCACCTTTGACTACGAGATGATTTTCAGGGGTACGGGGGCTTTGATATTTGTCATTGACGCACAG GACGATTACGTGGAGGCGCTCGGGAGGCTGCACCTCACGGTGTCGCGGGCCTACAGGGTGAACCCCGAGATCAACTTCGAGGTCTTCATCCACAAGGTGGACGGTCTCTCCGACGACCACAAGATAGAGACCCAGAGAGACATCCACCAGAGAGCCAACGACGACCTGGCAGACGCCAGCCTCGACAAGCTCCACCTTAG CTTCTACTTGACGAGTATCTACGATCACTCCATCTTCGAGGCCTTCAGTAAAGTGGTGCAGAAACTCATCCCACAGCTGCCCACTCTGGAGAACCTGCTCAACATCTTtatatct AATTCAGGGATAGAGAAGGCCTTCCTGTTCGACGTGGTCAGCAAGATCTACATCGCCACCGACAGCTCCCCCGTGGACATGCAGTCGTACGAGCTGTGCTGCGACATGATCGACGTGGTCATCGACGTGTCCTGCATCTACGG GCTGAAGGAAGACGGCAGCGGCAGCGCCTACGATAAGGAGTCCATGGCCATCATCAAACTGAACAACACCACTGTCCTGTACCTGAAGGAGGTCACCAAGTTCCTGGCGCTGGTCTGCATTCTCAGAGAAGAGAGCTTTGAGCGGAAAG GTTTAATAGACTACAATTTCCACTGTTTCCGCAAGGCCATCCACGAGGTGTTTGAGGTGGGCGTGTCCACGCAGCGGTTGGGCACCCTGCAGCCCAGCACGCCCAGCCTGAAGGCGGTCACGCACAACGGCACCCCCCGGAGCACCGTGTAG
- the cx55.5 gene encoding connexin 55.5, whose amino-acid sequence MGDWNFLGGILEEVHIHSTMVGKIWLTILFIFRMLVLGVAAEDVWNDEQSEFVCNTEQPGCHNVCYDRAFPVSLVRLWVLQVIFVSSPSLAYMGHALYRLRALEKQRQRRKAQLRRELEEAGAGAPAGLAADGDAGERRRRLERELRALERRRIDKAPLRGSLLRSYVAHVLTRSAVEVGFMLGQYLLYGFRLEPLYKCEREPCPNAVDCFVSRPTEKSFFMVFMQCIAGVSLLLNLLEILHLAYGRMRTGLLDYYPQLRHELDDCYVGRPQVSVGAPSAVAGGAGHKTAAAPPGARSPSPDEKRSSPPPGYRPSAFTPVHGDEKDGVKEAPPSPAKGDRKPKSAGGSDARSPPAKDSTATSPKQEAEPEKGPAHLPPHGKEVAPGSLQLAAGGRKPRRVSAPSSCATLVEGKPATAASAGGPGGTRARLGPGLARPVSRSDPRGPGRSRTPESVEESSSESQHSPRRLFPAHRTSLASCASSRWAATDLRI is encoded by the coding sequence ATGGGAGACTGGAACTTCCTGGGCGGGATCCTGGAGGAGGTGCACATCCACTCCACCATGGTGGGGAAGATCTGGCTGACCATCCTCTTCATCTTCCGCATGCTGGTGCTGGGCGTGGCGGCGGAGGACGTGTGGAACGACGAGCAGTCCGAGTTCGTGTGCAACACGGAGCAGCCGGGCTGCCACAACGTGTGCTACGACCGCGCCTTCCCGGTGTCGCTGGTGCGCCTGTGGGTGCTGCAGGTCATCTTCGTGTCCTCGCCCTCGCTGGCCTACATGGGCCACGCCCTGTACCGCCTGCGCGCGCTGGAGAagcagcggcagcggcggaAGGCCCAGCTGCggcgggagctggaggaggctgGCGCTGGCGCCCCGGCGGGGTTGGCAGCGGACGGCGATGCgggcgagcggcggcggcggctggaGAGGGAGCTGCGCGCTCTGGAGCGGCGGCGGATCGACAAGGCGCCGCTGCGCGGCTCGCTCCTGCGCTCGTACGTGGCCCACGTGCTGACCCGCTCCGCCGTGGAGGTGGGCTTCATGCTGGGCCAGTACCTGCTCTACGGCTTCCGCCTGGAGCCGCTCTACAAGTGCGAGCGCGAGCCCTGCCCCAACGCCGTCGACTGCTTCGTGTCCCGCCCCACGGAGAAGAGCTTCTTCATGGTGTTCATGCAGTGCATCGCGGGCGTCTCGCTGCTCCTCAACCTGCTGGAGATCCTGCACCTGGCCTACGGCCGCATGAGGACGGGCCTCCTGGACTACTACCCGCAGCTGCGCCACGAGCTGGACGACTGCTACGTGGGCCGGCCGCAGGTGAGCGTGGGCGCGCCGTCCGccgtggcggggggggcgggccaCAAGACCGCCGCTGCCCCACCCGGCGCCCGCAGCCCCTCGCCGGACGAAAAGCGGAGCTCCCCCCCGCCGGGGTACCGCCCCTCTGCTTTCACGCCCGTCCACGGCGACGAAAAAGATGGGGTGAaggaggccccgcccagccccgccaaGGGCGACAGGAAGCCCAAAAGCGCCGGCGGCAGCGACGCGCGCTCGCCGCCCGCCAAGGATAGTACCGCTACCTCGCCCaagcaggaggcggagcctgagaaaggccccgcccacctgcccccccacgGCAAGGAGGTGGCGCCCGGGAGCCTGCAGTTGGCGGCCGGAGGGCGGAAACCGCGACGGGTGAGCGCGCCCTCGAGCTGCGCCACCCTGGTGGAGGGGAAACCCGCCACCGCGGCGTCGGCCGGCGGCCCGGGGGGCACCAGGGCTCGGCTCGGTCCCGGCCTAGCCCGGCCCGTCTCCAGGTCGGACCCCAGGGGGCCGGGCCGGTCGCGGACCCCCGAATCGGTGGAGGAGTCGAGCTCCGAGTCCCAGCACAGCCCGCGGCGGCTCTTTCCCGCCCACAGGACGTCGCTAGCGAGCTGCGCTAGCAGCAGGTGGGCCGCCACTGACCTGCGCATCTGA